In one Pseudomonas sp. SG20056 genomic region, the following are encoded:
- the ruvX gene encoding Holliday junction resolvase RuvX yields MAEAKPLRLLLGFDYGSKQIGVAVGQVITGQARELCILKAQNGVPDWQKVEALIKEWQPDAIVVGLPLNMDGTKSEMSERAEKFARRLNGRFNLPVHTHDERLTTFEAKGQRLREGQSGGYRERPVDAIAAALLLQGWLEENCLG; encoded by the coding sequence ATGGCCGAGGCAAAACCACTACGCCTGCTGCTGGGCTTCGATTACGGCAGCAAACAGATCGGCGTCGCGGTCGGCCAGGTGATCACCGGCCAGGCCCGCGAGCTGTGCATCCTCAAGGCGCAGAACGGCGTGCCGGACTGGCAGAAAGTTGAAGCGCTGATCAAAGAATGGCAGCCGGATGCCATCGTCGTTGGTCTGCCACTGAACATGGATGGCACAAAAAGCGAGATGAGCGAGCGCGCGGAAAAATTCGCCCGCCGCCTTAACGGCCGCTTCAACCTGCCGGTACACACCCACGACGAACGCCTGACCACTTTTGAGGCCAAGGGCCAGCGTCTGCGCGAAGGACAAAGTGGCGGCTACCGCGAGCGCCCGGTCGATGCCATTGCTGCGGCGCTGCTGCTGCAAGGCTGGCTCGAAGAAAATTGCCTGGGCTAA
- a CDS encoding energy transducer TonB encodes MNAAAQLPELSSAGVQPADRLGFTLFLAAVLHAALILGLGFTLAEPSQISKTLEITLSTFKSEEKPKEADFLAQDNQQGSGTLEHKAAPKTTEQALFQDSEVKRITPPASPQQPAVRQQAPKAAVATRAPQQQKTPVKREEAKPTPQTRPAPVFDSAQLSSEIASLEAELAQEVQQYAKRPKIHRLNAASTMRDKGAWYKDEWRKKVERVGNLNYPDEARRQGIYGSLRLLVSINRDGTLYEVQVLESSGQRLLDQAALRIVRLAAPFAPFTGDLADVDRLEIIRTWRFERGDRLSSN; translated from the coding sequence ATGAACGCAGCAGCCCAACTCCCTGAACTTTCCAGCGCCGGCGTACAGCCGGCGGACCGCCTGGGCTTTACTCTGTTCCTCGCTGCCGTACTGCATGCCGCGCTGATCCTCGGCCTGGGCTTTACCTTGGCCGAGCCGAGCCAGATCAGCAAAACCCTGGAAATCACCCTATCCACCTTCAAGAGTGAAGAAAAGCCCAAAGAGGCCGATTTTCTCGCCCAGGACAACCAGCAAGGCAGCGGCACCCTGGAACACAAGGCCGCACCGAAAACCACCGAGCAGGCACTGTTTCAGGACAGCGAAGTCAAGCGCATCACCCCACCGGCCTCGCCGCAACAGCCAGCAGTACGCCAACAAGCACCAAAAGCGGCCGTCGCCACCCGCGCGCCTCAACAACAGAAAACCCCAGTCAAACGCGAAGAAGCCAAGCCCACGCCGCAAACCCGACCAGCACCGGTGTTCGACAGCGCCCAGTTGTCGTCGGAGATCGCCAGCCTGGAAGCCGAACTGGCTCAGGAAGTTCAGCAATACGCCAAGCGGCCGAAAATCCACCGCCTCAACGCCGCCTCGACCATGCGCGACAAAGGAGCCTGGTACAAGGATGAATGGCGCAAGAAGGTTGAGCGGGTCGGTAATCTAAATTACCCCGATGAAGCACGCCGCCAGGGCATTTATGGCAGCCTGCGTCTGCTGGTGTCGATCAACCGCGACGGCACCCTGTACGAAGTGCAGGTGCTGGAATCCTCCGGCCAGCGCCTGCTCGACCAGGCCGCCCTGCGCATCGTGCGCCTGGCCGCGCCGTTCGCCCCATTTACCGGCGACCTGGCCGATGTCGACCGCCTGGAAATCATCCGCACCTGGCGTTTCGAGCGCGGCGACCGCCTGTCGAGCAACTGA
- the gshB gene encoding glutathione synthase, whose translation MSVRLGIVMDPIAQIAFKKDSSLAMLLAAQARGWTLFYMEQKDLYQAKGEARARLSELSVYNDPQRWFELGNEHDIALSELDVILMRKDPPFDNEFVYSTYLLEQAEQAGVLVVNRPQSLRDCNEKYFATQFSQYTPPTVVSRRADILREFAKEQRDIILKPLDGMGGSMIFRHREGDPNLSVILETLTNHGQQQIMAQGYLPAIKDGDKRILMIDGEPVPYCLARIPAAGETRGNLAAGGRGEARPLTERDREIAAAVGPTLREKGLLFVGLDVIGEHLTEINVTSPTCIREIDAAFDTRIGEQLMDKIAEKLNARSAS comes from the coding sequence ATGAGCGTCCGCCTCGGCATTGTCATGGACCCCATCGCCCAGATTGCCTTCAAGAAGGACAGCTCGCTGGCCATGTTGCTGGCCGCCCAAGCGCGCGGCTGGACCCTCTTCTATATGGAGCAGAAAGATCTTTACCAGGCCAAGGGCGAAGCACGCGCTCGACTGTCAGAGCTTAGCGTATACAACGACCCACAGCGCTGGTTCGAACTGGGTAACGAGCACGATATCGCGCTAAGCGAGCTGGACGTGATCCTGATGCGCAAGGATCCGCCCTTCGATAACGAGTTTGTCTACTCCACCTACCTGCTGGAACAAGCCGAGCAAGCGGGCGTTCTGGTGGTCAACCGCCCGCAAAGTCTGCGCGACTGCAATGAAAAGTACTTTGCCACCCAGTTCAGCCAATACACTCCGCCGACCGTGGTCAGCCGTAGGGCCGACATTCTGCGCGAGTTTGCCAAAGAGCAGCGTGACATCATTCTCAAACCCCTCGATGGAATGGGCGGTTCGATGATATTTCGCCACCGCGAAGGCGACCCCAACCTTTCCGTGATTCTCGAGACCCTGACCAACCACGGCCAGCAGCAGATCATGGCCCAAGGTTACCTGCCAGCAATCAAGGATGGTGACAAGCGCATCCTGATGATCGACGGCGAACCAGTGCCTTATTGCCTGGCGCGCATTCCCGCGGCCGGCGAAACCCGCGGCAACCTTGCCGCCGGTGGACGCGGCGAAGCCAGACCGCTGACCGAGCGCGACCGTGAAATCGCCGCCGCCGTCGGCCCGACCCTGCGCGAGAAAGGCCTGCTGTTTGTCGGTCTGGACGTGATCGGCGAGCACCTGACCGAGATCAACGTGACCAGCCCGACCTGCATCCGCGAGATCGACGCCGCCTTCGATACGCGTATCGGTGAGCAGTTGATGGACAAGATTGCCGAGAAGCTCAATGCGCGCAGTGCTTCATAG
- the pilG gene encoding twitching motility response regulator PilG, with product MEQHSEGLRVMVIDDSKTIRRTAETLLKKVGCEVITAVDGFDALAKIADTHPNIIFVDIMMPRLDGYQTCALIKNNSAFKSTPVIMLSSKDGLFDKAKGRIVGSDQYLTKPFSKEELLGAIKAHVPDFVPVEQAS from the coding sequence ATGGAACAGCATTCCGAGGGTTTGAGGGTGATGGTGATCGACGATTCGAAAACGATTCGTCGTACCGCGGAAACCCTGCTGAAAAAGGTGGGCTGCGAGGTAATTACTGCAGTTGACGGCTTCGATGCTTTGGCAAAGATCGCCGATACCCATCCGAACATCATCTTTGTCGACATTATGATGCCGCGGCTCGATGGCTATCAGACCTGTGCCTTGATCAAGAACAACAGCGCTTTCAAATCCACTCCGGTGATCATGCTGTCTTCCAAAGACGGTCTGTTCGATAAAGCTAAGGGTCGCATTGTCGGTTCCGATCAATACCTGACCAAACCCTTCAGTAAAGAAGAGCTGCTCGGTGCGATTAAAGCCCATGTGCCTGACTTTGTACCGGTGGAACAAGCGTCCTGA
- the pilH gene encoding twitching motility response regulator PilH, which translates to MARILIVDDSPTEMYKLTAMLEKHGHQVLKAENGADGVALARQEKPDAVLMDIVMPGLNGFQATRQLTKDADTSHIPVIIVTTKDQETDKVWGKRQGAKDYLTKPVDEETLVKTLNAVLAG; encoded by the coding sequence ATGGCTCGAATTCTGATTGTTGATGACTCGCCGACTGAAATGTACAAACTGACCGCCATGCTGGAAAAGCACGGCCATCAGGTACTCAAGGCGGAAAATGGTGCCGACGGCGTTGCTCTGGCGCGCCAGGAAAAACCCGACGCCGTGCTGATGGATATCGTCATGCCGGGCCTCAATGGCTTCCAGGCGACCCGCCAGTTGACCAAGGATGCGGACACCAGTCACATCCCGGTGATTATCGTCACCACCAAGGATCAGGAAACCGACAAGGTCTGGGGCAAGCGCCAGGGTGCGAAGGATTACCTGACCAAGCCGGTTGATGAAGAAACCCTGGTTAAAACCTTGAATGCGGTATTGGCCGGCTAA
- the pyrR gene encoding bifunctional pyr operon transcriptional regulator/uracil phosphoribosyltransferase PyrR — MHLPTPADLLPQMAAALNQHLNSRQISEPRFIGIRTGGVWVAQALLEALGRDDALGILDVSFYRDDFTQNGLHPQVQPSELPFEIEGQHLVLIDDVLMSGRTIRAALNELFDYGRPASVTLVSLLDLNARELPIRPDVVGATLSLAADQRVKLSGPTPLTLELQTLAH, encoded by the coding sequence ATGCATTTGCCCACACCCGCCGACCTGCTGCCGCAAATGGCCGCTGCGCTCAACCAGCACCTGAACAGCCGACAGATCAGCGAGCCGCGCTTTATCGGCATCCGCACCGGCGGTGTCTGGGTCGCCCAGGCGCTGCTGGAAGCCTTGGGCCGCGACGACGCACTGGGCATTCTCGATGTGTCCTTCTACCGTGACGACTTCACCCAGAACGGTCTGCACCCGCAGGTGCAACCGTCCGAGCTGCCATTCGAAATCGAAGGCCAGCACCTGGTGCTGATCGATGACGTACTGATGAGCGGCCGTACCATCCGCGCCGCGCTCAATGAACTGTTCGATTACGGCCGCCCGGCCAGCGTGACTCTGGTCAGCCTGCTCGACCTGAACGCCCGCGAGCTGCCGATCCGCCCGGACGTGGTCGGTGCCACCCTGTCGCTAGCCGCGGATCAGCGGGTAAAATTGTCCGGTCCCACGCCGCTGACCCTCGAACTCCAGACGCTTGCCCACTGA
- a CDS encoding YqgE/AlgH family protein, with product MKDASPSYLKHHFLIAMPHMADPHFAQTVTYLIDHNEHGAMGLVINKPNGLNLADVLEQLRPDDEPPVLCQSLPIFTGGPVQTDRGFVLHPSGPQFQATLELGELGLSTSQDVLFAIADGTGPEKYLITLGYAGWEAGQLEAELADNAWLTCPADHAILFDLPFDQRLNAAAARLGVNLSLLTSQAGHA from the coding sequence ATGAAAGACGCCAGCCCCAGCTACCTCAAGCATCACTTCCTGATCGCCATGCCACACATGGCCGATCCGCATTTCGCACAAACCGTTACCTACCTGATTGATCACAACGAACACGGCGCCATGGGCCTGGTAATCAACAAGCCCAACGGTCTCAACCTGGCTGATGTGCTGGAACAACTGCGCCCGGATGACGAACCGCCCGTGCTCTGCCAAAGCCTGCCAATCTTTACCGGCGGCCCGGTGCAGACCGATCGCGGCTTTGTCCTGCACCCCAGCGGCCCACAGTTTCAGGCCACCCTGGAGCTGGGCGAACTGGGTCTGTCGACCTCACAGGACGTGCTATTCGCCATCGCCGACGGCACAGGCCCAGAGAAATACCTGATCACCCTCGGCTATGCCGGTTGGGAAGCCGGGCAGCTGGAAGCCGAGCTGGCCGACAACGCCTGGCTGACCTGCCCGGCTGACCACGCGATCCTCTTCGACCTGCCGTTCGACCAGCGCCTGAACGCTGCAGCTGCACGCCTGGGCGTCAATCTCAGCCTGCTCACTTCGCAAGCCGGGCACGCCTGA